In the Telopea speciosissima isolate NSW1024214 ecotype Mountain lineage chromosome 2, Tspe_v1, whole genome shotgun sequence genome, one interval contains:
- the LOC122652342 gene encoding soluble inorganic pyrophosphatase 4-like isoform X1: protein MTDSVMTPPTETHEESFDLQQSSHPLLNERILSSMSRRAVAAHPWHDLEIGPGAPVVFNCVVEIGKGSKVKYELDKKTGLIKVDRVLYSSVVYPHNYGFIPRTLCEDNDPLDVLVLMQEPVLPGCFLRAKAIGLMPMIDQGEKDDKIIAVCADDPEYRHYTDIKELAPHRLAEIRRFFEDYKKNENKEVAVNDFLPAKTAYEAVQHSMNLYATYIVENLRR, encoded by the exons ATGACTGATTCAG TTATGACTCCACCTACTGAGACTCATGAAGAATCTTTTGACTTGCAACAATCATCACATCCACTTCTAAATGAACGAATACTTTCATCCATGTCACGGAGAGCAGTTGCAGCTCACCCTTGGCATGATCTTGAGATAG GACCTGGAGCTCCTGTGGTTTTCAACTGT GTTGTGGAGATAGGAAAGGGGAGTAAGGTCAAATATGAACTGGATAAGAAAACTGGACTCATCAAG GTTGACCGTGTACTGTATTCATCAGTAGTGTACCCCCACAACTATGGATTCATCCCACGTACTCTTTGTGAGGATAATGACCCATTGGATGTTCTTGTCCTCATGCAG GAACCCGTTCTTCCTGGATGCTTTCTTCGGGCTAAAGCTATAGGCCTCATGCCTATGATTGATCAG GGTGAGAAAGATGACAAAATAATTGCAGTTTGTGCTGATGACCCTGAGTACCGACACTACACTGACATCAAGGAGCTCGCACCTCATCGATTGGCTGAAATCAGACGTTTTTTTGAAGACT acaagaaaaatgaaaacaagGAAGTTGCAGTGAATGACTTTCTGCCTGCCAAGACTGCATATGAAGCTGTCCAGCACTCCAT gAATCTGTATGCTACCTATATTGTGGAGAACCTGAGGAGATAG
- the LOC122652342 gene encoding soluble inorganic pyrophosphatase 4-like isoform X2 translates to MTDSVMTPPTETHEESFDLQQSSHPLLNERILSSMSRRAVAAHPWHDLEIGPGAPVVFNCVVEIGKGSKVKYELDKKTGLIKVDRVLYSSVVYPHNYGFIPRTLCEDNDPLDVLVLMQEPVLPGCFLRAKAIGLMPMIDQGEKDDKIIAVCADDPEYRHYTDIKELAPHRLAEIRRFFEDYKKNENKEVAVNDFLPAKTAYEAVQHSM, encoded by the exons ATGACTGATTCAG TTATGACTCCACCTACTGAGACTCATGAAGAATCTTTTGACTTGCAACAATCATCACATCCACTTCTAAATGAACGAATACTTTCATCCATGTCACGGAGAGCAGTTGCAGCTCACCCTTGGCATGATCTTGAGATAG GACCTGGAGCTCCTGTGGTTTTCAACTGT GTTGTGGAGATAGGAAAGGGGAGTAAGGTCAAATATGAACTGGATAAGAAAACTGGACTCATCAAG GTTGACCGTGTACTGTATTCATCAGTAGTGTACCCCCACAACTATGGATTCATCCCACGTACTCTTTGTGAGGATAATGACCCATTGGATGTTCTTGTCCTCATGCAG GAACCCGTTCTTCCTGGATGCTTTCTTCGGGCTAAAGCTATAGGCCTCATGCCTATGATTGATCAG GGTGAGAAAGATGACAAAATAATTGCAGTTTGTGCTGATGACCCTGAGTACCGACACTACACTGACATCAAGGAGCTCGCACCTCATCGATTGGCTGAAATCAGACGTTTTTTTGAAGACT acaagaaaaatgaaaacaagGAAGTTGCAGTGAATGACTTTCTGCCTGCCAAGACTGCATATGAAGCTGTCCAGCACTCCATGTAA
- the LOC122651508 gene encoding 40S ribosomal protein S15a-1-like produces the protein MVRISVLNDALKSMYNAEKRGKRQVMIRPSSKVIIKVLLVMQKHGYIGEFEYVDDHRSGKIVVELNGRLNKCGVISPRFDVAVADIENWTARLLPSRQFGYIVLTTSAGIMDHEEARRKNVGGKVLGFFY, from the exons ATGGTGAGAATCAGTGTTTTAAACGATGCTCTTAAAAGCATGTACAACGCAGAGAAGCGGGGAAAACGGCAGGTCATGATCAGGCCGTCCTCGAAAGTGATCATTAAGGTCCTCCTGGTCATGCAGAAGCATG GCTATATTGGAGAGTTTGAGTATGTTGACGATCATAGGTCTGGAAAAATTGTGGTTGAACTGAATGGGAGATTGAATAAGTGTGGGGTTATTAGCCCTCGATTTGATGTGGCTGTTGCAGATATCGAAAACTGGACTGCGAGGTTGCTTCCCTCAAGACAG TTTGGGTATATTGTGCTGACAACCTCTGCGGGCATCATGGATCATGAAGAAGCTAGAAGAAAGAATGTTGGTGGTAAAGTACTCGGTTTCTTCTATTAG
- the LOC122651503 gene encoding uncharacterized protein LOC122651503, with protein sequence MSSFNNNNNMDSLLLQTLMGRLQLRPPYLHTNSYLSQSLEDFLLDSNAIPDDDDGDDTDRTPLAKEESKLEKEIIRIILTGNTESLKPNSGQAVTIGEHHVCVGFHEDTGSDYRVWEWHGHIMLFDEENGYSPEYIYGNYFERAPALKRTPDTEKDEEKVVEKEERVGSLGLRELIGGRDSIGGRILHRNMNSSSQRF encoded by the exons ATGAGTTCctttaacaacaacaacaacatggaCAGTCTCCTCTTGCAAACCCTGATGGGCAGATTACAACTTCGACCTCCTTATCTCCACACAAACTCTTACCTTTCCCAAAGTTTGGAAGATTTTCTACTTGATTCCAACGCAATCCCAGACGATGACGATGGTGACGATACCGATAGAACTCCCCTTGCCAAAGAAGAATCGAAGCTGGAGAAGGAGATTATTCGTATCATACTCACTGGCAACACCGAATCCTTGAAACCCAATTCAGGACAAGCTGTCACGATCGGCGAACACCATGTCTGCGTTGGATTTCATGAAGATACGGGCTCTGATTATCGCGTTTGGGAGTGGCATGGACATATAATGCTGTTTGATGAAGAAAATGGGTATTCCCCAGAATATATCTATGGGAATTACTTCGAGAGAGCTCCGGCGCTGAAGCGAACCCCAGATACTGAAAAAGATGAGGAAAAGGTTGTGGAGAAGGAGGAGCGAGTAGGAAGCTTGGGGCTGAGGGAGTTGATTGGAGGTAGGGATTCAATCGGTGGTCGGATTCTTCATCGGAACATGAATTCCAGCTCGCAGAG GTTTTAG